A window of Polyodon spathula isolate WHYD16114869_AA chromosome 30, ASM1765450v1, whole genome shotgun sequence contains these coding sequences:
- the chrdl2 gene encoding chordin-like protein 2 isoform X2 — MKHLFLFLSFFLYFNSEAEAPRPRKILDTFCTFKEKRYSPGDSWHPYLEPHGFMFCIRCTCAETGHVNCNSIKCPVLQCENPVIDSQQCCPRCAEPKSPVGLRAPLKSCQYNGTIYQAGEMFSSDELFPSRQPNQCVLCSCSNGNIFCGLRTCLKLTCSTPVSVPDTCCQLCKDHSDSPANPKYASVEEGEQLQLNRGVRHSQDQCSGEQIKTRAVKATPSTLNSTSRGINLKTFWHKGATGTTVKIVLQEKHRRACVYSGKTYSHGEVWHPVLRPHRLLECILCTCKDGKQECRKITCPSEYPCQYPEKPEGKCCKTCPETKEETNRTQCLQAYSNNLLVYKVASPSESDTDSTVRKIAIEREGAVDIEIYVWKTVEGILHLMEVQTLQKKEFAEQPENFILVTRLDEETWKKFREQEAKIKEATDSRMCDEGIKEVAQFLHPEKMDRLCAT, encoded by the exons ATGAAACACCTTTTCTTATTTTTGAGTTTTTTCCTGTACTTCAACTCTGAAGCAGAAGCCCCGAGACCCAGAAAAA TTTTGGACACATTCTGCACTTTCAAAGAAAAGCGCTACAGTCCAGGGGACAGCTGGCACCCCTATCTTGAGCCCCATGGCTTCATGTTCTGCATACGATGTACATGCGCTGAG ACTGGCCATGTGAACTGCAACAGCATTAAATGTCCTGTCCTTCAGTGTGAGAATCCAGTGATCGATTCGCAGCAGTGCTGTCCGAGATGTGCAG AACCGAAAAGCCCAGTGGGTCTCAGAGCCCCCCTCAAGTCCTGCCAGTACAACGGGACCATTTACCAAGCAGGCGAGATGTTCAGCTCGGATGAATTGTTCCCTTCTAGACAGCCGAATCAGTGTGTGCTGTGCAGCTGTTCA AATGGAAACATCTTCTGCGGTCTGAGGACATGCCTGAAACTGACTTGCTCTACGCCAGTGTCTGTACCAGACACATGCTGCCAGCTTTGCAAGg ACCATTCAGATTCTCCTGCCAATCCTAAATATGCATCAGTGGAAGAAGGAGAACAACTGCAACTGAATAGAGGTGTT AGGCATTCTCAGGACCAGTGTTCAGGGGAGCAGATCAAAACAAGAGCAGTTAAAGCGACCCCATCAACTCTGAACAGCACCTCCAGGGGCATAAACCTCAAAACCTTCTGGCACAAGGGAGCCACTGGGACCACAGTGAAGATCGTCCTGCAGGAGAAACACAGAAGAG CTTGTGTATACAGTGGAAAGACGTATTCCCACGGAGAGGTGTGGCACCCAGTTCTGCGGCCTCACAGGCTTCTGGAGTGCATCTTGTGCACATGTAAGGATGGCAAACAGGAGTGCAGGAAGATCACTTGCCCTAGCGAATATCCCTGCCAGTACCCGGAGAAGCCTGAAGGGAAGTGCTGTAAGACATGTCCAG aaacaaaagaagaaacaaacaggACACAGTGCCTCCAAGCATACAGTAATAACCTGTTGGTTTATAAAGTTGCATCCCCATCAGAGTCTGATACAGACAGCACCGTTAGAAAAATTGCCATTGAAAGAGAAGGAGCTGTGGATATCGAGATATATGTCTGGAAGACTGTAGAAG GAATACTCCATTTAATGGAAGTTCAGACGCTTCAGAAGAAGGAGTTTGCAGAGCAACCAGAAAACTTCATATTGGTGACCAGGCTAGATGAGG AGACTTGGAAAAAGTTCCGGGAACAAGAAGCCAAGATAAAGGAAGCCACAGATAGCAGAATGTGTGATGAAGGAATTAAGGAAGTTGCACAGTTTTTACATCCAGAAAAAATGGACAGACTGTGTGCCACTTAA
- the chrdl2 gene encoding chordin-like protein 2 isoform X1 — protein sequence MKHLFLFLSFFLYFNSEAEAPRPRKILDTFCTFKEKRYSPGDSWHPYLEPHGFMFCIRCTCAETGHVNCNSIKCPVLQCENPVIDSQQCCPRCAAEPKSPVGLRAPLKSCQYNGTIYQAGEMFSSDELFPSRQPNQCVLCSCSNGNIFCGLRTCLKLTCSTPVSVPDTCCQLCKDHSDSPANPKYASVEEGEQLQLNRGVRHSQDQCSGEQIKTRAVKATPSTLNSTSRGINLKTFWHKGATGTTVKIVLQEKHRRACVYSGKTYSHGEVWHPVLRPHRLLECILCTCKDGKQECRKITCPSEYPCQYPEKPEGKCCKTCPETKEETNRTQCLQAYSNNLLVYKVASPSESDTDSTVRKIAIEREGAVDIEIYVWKTVEGILHLMEVQTLQKKEFAEQPENFILVTRLDEETWKKFREQEAKIKEATDSRMCDEGIKEVAQFLHPEKMDRLCAT from the exons ATGAAACACCTTTTCTTATTTTTGAGTTTTTTCCTGTACTTCAACTCTGAAGCAGAAGCCCCGAGACCCAGAAAAA TTTTGGACACATTCTGCACTTTCAAAGAAAAGCGCTACAGTCCAGGGGACAGCTGGCACCCCTATCTTGAGCCCCATGGCTTCATGTTCTGCATACGATGTACATGCGCTGAG ACTGGCCATGTGAACTGCAACAGCATTAAATGTCCTGTCCTTCAGTGTGAGAATCCAGTGATCGATTCGCAGCAGTGCTGTCCGAGATGTGCAG caGAACCGAAAAGCCCAGTGGGTCTCAGAGCCCCCCTCAAGTCCTGCCAGTACAACGGGACCATTTACCAAGCAGGCGAGATGTTCAGCTCGGATGAATTGTTCCCTTCTAGACAGCCGAATCAGTGTGTGCTGTGCAGCTGTTCA AATGGAAACATCTTCTGCGGTCTGAGGACATGCCTGAAACTGACTTGCTCTACGCCAGTGTCTGTACCAGACACATGCTGCCAGCTTTGCAAGg ACCATTCAGATTCTCCTGCCAATCCTAAATATGCATCAGTGGAAGAAGGAGAACAACTGCAACTGAATAGAGGTGTT AGGCATTCTCAGGACCAGTGTTCAGGGGAGCAGATCAAAACAAGAGCAGTTAAAGCGACCCCATCAACTCTGAACAGCACCTCCAGGGGCATAAACCTCAAAACCTTCTGGCACAAGGGAGCCACTGGGACCACAGTGAAGATCGTCCTGCAGGAGAAACACAGAAGAG CTTGTGTATACAGTGGAAAGACGTATTCCCACGGAGAGGTGTGGCACCCAGTTCTGCGGCCTCACAGGCTTCTGGAGTGCATCTTGTGCACATGTAAGGATGGCAAACAGGAGTGCAGGAAGATCACTTGCCCTAGCGAATATCCCTGCCAGTACCCGGAGAAGCCTGAAGGGAAGTGCTGTAAGACATGTCCAG aaacaaaagaagaaacaaacaggACACAGTGCCTCCAAGCATACAGTAATAACCTGTTGGTTTATAAAGTTGCATCCCCATCAGAGTCTGATACAGACAGCACCGTTAGAAAAATTGCCATTGAAAGAGAAGGAGCTGTGGATATCGAGATATATGTCTGGAAGACTGTAGAAG GAATACTCCATTTAATGGAAGTTCAGACGCTTCAGAAGAAGGAGTTTGCAGAGCAACCAGAAAACTTCATATTGGTGACCAGGCTAGATGAGG AGACTTGGAAAAAGTTCCGGGAACAAGAAGCCAAGATAAAGGAAGCCACAGATAGCAGAATGTGTGATGAAGGAATTAAGGAAGTTGCACAGTTTTTACATCCAGAAAAAATGGACAGACTGTGTGCCACTTAA
- the chrdl2 gene encoding chordin-like protein 2 isoform X3, with translation MKHLFLFLSFFLYFNSEAEAPRPRKILDTFCTFKEKRYSPGDSWHPYLEPHGFMFCIRCTCAETGHVNCNSIKCPVLQCENPVIDSQQCCPRCAAEPKSPVGLRAPLKSCQYNGTIYQAGEMFSSDELFPSRQPNQCVLCSCSNGNIFCGLRTCLKLTCSTPVSVPDTCCQLCKDHSDSPANPKYASVEEGEQLQLNRGVRHSQDQCSGEQIKTRAVKATPSTLNSTSRGINLKTFWHKGATGTTVKIVLQEKHRRACVYSGKTYSHGEVWHPVLRPHRLLECILCTCKDGKQECRKITCPSEYPCQYPEKPEGKCCKTCPETKEETNRTQCLQAYSNNLLVYKVASPSESDTDSTVRKIAIEREGAVDIEIYVWKTVEGILHLMEVQTLQKKEFAEQPENFILVTRLDEGRDLEKVPGTRSQDKGSHR, from the exons ATGAAACACCTTTTCTTATTTTTGAGTTTTTTCCTGTACTTCAACTCTGAAGCAGAAGCCCCGAGACCCAGAAAAA TTTTGGACACATTCTGCACTTTCAAAGAAAAGCGCTACAGTCCAGGGGACAGCTGGCACCCCTATCTTGAGCCCCATGGCTTCATGTTCTGCATACGATGTACATGCGCTGAG ACTGGCCATGTGAACTGCAACAGCATTAAATGTCCTGTCCTTCAGTGTGAGAATCCAGTGATCGATTCGCAGCAGTGCTGTCCGAGATGTGCAG caGAACCGAAAAGCCCAGTGGGTCTCAGAGCCCCCCTCAAGTCCTGCCAGTACAACGGGACCATTTACCAAGCAGGCGAGATGTTCAGCTCGGATGAATTGTTCCCTTCTAGACAGCCGAATCAGTGTGTGCTGTGCAGCTGTTCA AATGGAAACATCTTCTGCGGTCTGAGGACATGCCTGAAACTGACTTGCTCTACGCCAGTGTCTGTACCAGACACATGCTGCCAGCTTTGCAAGg ACCATTCAGATTCTCCTGCCAATCCTAAATATGCATCAGTGGAAGAAGGAGAACAACTGCAACTGAATAGAGGTGTT AGGCATTCTCAGGACCAGTGTTCAGGGGAGCAGATCAAAACAAGAGCAGTTAAAGCGACCCCATCAACTCTGAACAGCACCTCCAGGGGCATAAACCTCAAAACCTTCTGGCACAAGGGAGCCACTGGGACCACAGTGAAGATCGTCCTGCAGGAGAAACACAGAAGAG CTTGTGTATACAGTGGAAAGACGTATTCCCACGGAGAGGTGTGGCACCCAGTTCTGCGGCCTCACAGGCTTCTGGAGTGCATCTTGTGCACATGTAAGGATGGCAAACAGGAGTGCAGGAAGATCACTTGCCCTAGCGAATATCCCTGCCAGTACCCGGAGAAGCCTGAAGGGAAGTGCTGTAAGACATGTCCAG aaacaaaagaagaaacaaacaggACACAGTGCCTCCAAGCATACAGTAATAACCTGTTGGTTTATAAAGTTGCATCCCCATCAGAGTCTGATACAGACAGCACCGTTAGAAAAATTGCCATTGAAAGAGAAGGAGCTGTGGATATCGAGATATATGTCTGGAAGACTGTAGAAG GAATACTCCATTTAATGGAAGTTCAGACGCTTCAGAAGAAGGAGTTTGCAGAGCAACCAGAAAACTTCATATTGGTGACCAGGCTAGATGAGGGTAG AGACTTGGAAAAAGTTCCGGGAACAAGAAGCCAAGATAAAGGAAGCCACAGATAG
- the rnf169 gene encoding E3 ubiquitin-protein ligase RNF169, whose protein sequence is MQNCGSSKLCINKSIEVLDLRMHTGNMLRHHHHHSSGEMYHIIIHEPKGWGYLPVRDVGINMATLSSSKSSSGLRAGRKQQKHSSRCVESGTGAMTATRLLTLEEAVCPVCLEIFLEPVTMPCRHSVCLPCFKRTGELSSLCCPLCRLRVSSWARRHTRDCTLVNTELWELVRRSHPDRCKRRMESKDAQAVEDEIIFLAPPVHLCKAGDLRQKYEKQMKKLVDDKEGDRASEELIQKILEDDRRHLEKKRQQQRKGEAGAVQPSQEPVNPVLSDSENEEPVGGRTRHRSAFVKRTRKSPDSCRSGLHCNGVQRSQSCTDTQEESKAKIRCSSHAALVAKGVGAYSSNSGILLSSENSRSFSAPNLTSDKRQTWRSLLGTPAASTAPLSKPERSISPESNDSISEELNHFKPIVCSPCTPPKRLPDGRVLEPTIVKSTPLNLSRSLQKPTTYEASPTILQKWKQVEQDRHKNKAASKGTITVSLNEDFAPKVRQEGLHTRPPSNENQRRAGCPSSEETLPKASFPAAMSQAGGLSAEKGMALIGKKRRLIFDQPEKEDCRVLTRSETEHVPLTVNPQQVTCETVACKNKPAGQAGCQKPEDTCRPTSQRGMKRSQKTKHLEEGGKAKRLRPSSQVEMGSECDSNSCDGHWSQHEEDCKLALKLQRQFDLERRNVDRRKGTPDNYLIRSWNNSDVKQIPRRSGRTGKRK, encoded by the exons ATGCAAAACTGTGGATCATCTAAATTATGCATAAACAAATCAATAGAAGTGCTTGATTTGCGGATGCATACAGGCAACATGCtccgccaccaccaccaccactcctCTGGCGAAATGTATCACATCATTATTCATGAGCCGAAGGGGTGGGGCTACCTTCCAGTGCGAGACGTAGGAATAAACATGGCGACGCTGAGCTCCTCAAAGTCCTCCAGCGGGCTGAGGGCCGGGAGAAAGCAGCAAAAACATAGTTCTCGGTGCGTTGAGTCCGGGACGGGGGCGATGACAGCAACCCGGCTTCTTACGCTGGAGGAGGCCGTGTGTCCGGTGTGTCTTGAAATTTTTCTAGAGCCTGTAACTATGCCTTGCAGACACTCTGTGTGTCTACCTTGTTTTAAACGGACCGGGGAGTTGTCCAGCCTCTGCTGCCCGCTTTGTCGACTCCGGGTGTCCAGCTGGGCCCGGCGACACACTCGGGACTGTACCCTGGTAAACACCGAGCTCTGGGAGTTGGTTCGGCGGAGCCACCCTGATAGGTGCAAGCGAAGAATGGAGTCAAAGGATGCCCAGGCCGTAGAAGACG AAATAATATTCCTTGCTCCTCCTGTTCATCTTTGTAAAGCTGGAGATCTGCggcaaaaatatgaaaaacaaatgaaaaag TTAGTGGATGACAAAGAGGGAGACAGAGCTTCGGAGGAGCTGATTCAGAAAATCTTGGAGGATGACAGGAGGCACCTGGAGAAAAAACGCCAACAGCAAAGAAAAGGGGAAGCTGGGGCTGTGCAGCCCTCTCAGGAACCT GTGAATCCGGTGTTATCAGACTCGGAGAATGAAGAGCCGGTGGGAGGCAGGACCAGGCACCGTTCTGCATTTGTTAAGAGGACCAGAAAATCACCAGATTCCTGCAGAAG TGGGTTACATTGCAACGGAGTGCAGAGGAGCCAAAGCTGCACTGACACACAAGAGGAAAGCAAAGCAAAGATCCGATGCTCTTCACATGCTGCTCTTGTGGCCAAG GGTGTTGGAGCATATAGCTCCAACTCTGGCATCCTTCTGTCATCAGAAAACAGTCGTTCATTTTCTGCACCAAACTTGACTTCTGATAAAAGGCAGACCTGGCGCTCGCTATTAGGCACTCCTGCTGCTTCCACAGCACCCCTGTCCAAACCAGAGAGGTCCATCAGCCCTGAGAGCAATGACAGCATCTCTGAGGAGCTGAACCACTTCAAACCCATTGTTTGCTCACCATGCACTCCTCCCAAAAGGCTACCAGATGGGAGAGTGCTGGAGCCCACCATAGTCAAATCCACTCCCCTCAATCTGAGCCGTAGCCTCCAGAAACCTACTACCTACGAGGCCAGCCCTACAATCCTGCAGAAGTGGAAGCAGGTTGAGCAGGACAGACACAAAAATAAGGCCGCCTCCAAAGGAACCATTACCGTTTCTCTTAATGAAGATTTTGCCCCGAAGGTGAGACAGGAAGGATTGCATACACGTCCACCCAGTAATGAGAACCAGAGGCGAGCGGGTTGCCCGTCTTCGGAAGAGACGTTACCGAAAGCCAGCTTCCCTGCTGCCATGTCGCAGGCAGGTGGGTTGTCCGCTGAAAAGGGTATGGCCTTGATTGGCAAGAAAAGAAGGTTGATTTTTGATCAGCCCGAAAAGGAAGACTGCAGAGTTCTGACCAGATCAGAGACAGAACATGTACCTTTGACTGTTAATCCGCAGCAAGTGACCTGTGAGACTGTTGCATGTAAAAACAAGCCAGCAGGACAAGCTGGGTGTcagaaaccagaagacacatgtaGACCTACCTCTCAAAGAGGTATGAAAAGGAGTCAAAAGACAAAGCACTTAGAGGAGGGCGGTAAAGCAAAGAGGCTGAGGCCCTCCAGCCAGGTGGAAATGGGCTCCGAGTGCGATTCAAACAGCTGTGACGGACATTGGTCACAGCACGAGGAGGACTGTAAGCTAGCTTTAAAACTGCAGAGACAGTTTGATTTAGAGCGGCGAAATGTTGACAGGCGGAAGGGCACCCCTGACAACTATCTCATACGTTCATGGAACAATTCAGATGTGAAACAGATTCCACGTCGCTCTGGGAGAACAGGGAAAAGAAAGTAG